The nucleotide sequence CTATTTGAAGAGTCAAAACTTTTTCATGGAGTAGAAATTTGAAAAAACTAATAGTAACAGGTGGGTCAGGTTTTATTGGGAGCAATTTTATTCTCAAACAAATTGGCGAGACACAAAACCACATCTTAAACATCGACAAATTAACTTACGCTGGGAATCAGGAGAATTTGTTGCCCATAGCTGATCATGAACGATACCGTTTTGTAAAGGGTGATATCACTGATGCCGATCTGATCGACACTATCATCAATGATTTTCAACCAGATGGCATCATCCATTTTGCAGCTGAATCCCATGTGGATCGTTCCATTGACGGACCCATGCCATTTATCATGACCAATGTTGTGGGTACTGCCATTCTTTTGGACCGGATGCATCATTACTGGAAGCGTTTGTTAGGGGCTAAAAAGGATAACTTTCGCTTCCTGCATGTTTCCACGGATGAAGTCTTCGGTTCCCTGGGATCTGATGAACTATTCCGCATTGATACACCATACGATCCCAGTTCACCCTACTCAGCCTCCAAAGCAGGATCTGATCATCTAGTTAGAGCATGGGGACGTACTTTTGGATTTCCCGTCTTGCTAACCAATTGCACCAATAACTACGGGCCGTACCAATTTCCAGAAAAACTGATCCCTCTCATGGTTATCAATGCCATCTCTGGCAAACCCTTACCTATATATGGTGACGGCTTGAATATCCGGGATTGGCTCCACGTGGAAGATCATTGTGATGCGATCTATCAAGTTTTTCAAAAGGGGCAAATAGGAGATACTTATTTAGTTGGTGGGGAGGAAGAGGTCACCAATCTCCGGGTTGTGGAAACCATCTGCTCTATCTTAGACCAGATCCAACCCGCAAAATCGGGTAAGCGTTACCAGGAACAGATCACTTATGTGACAGATCGCCCCGGTCATGATGTCCGTTATGCAATGGATATTAGCAAGATAAGAAACGAACTGGACTGGAATCCCTCTCACAGTTTTGAAGAAGGAATAAAAGAGACCATCAGATGGTATCTGGAAAATCGAGAGTGGTGGACCAAACTTCAGCAAAAAAATATCTACGAACAAGAACGGCTGGGAGTAAAATAGCCCAGCCGGTAAAGTAATAAATGGAAAGTTGAGATTGACAATCCTATAATGCAAGAAGCCATCGTCTCGCTGAGGCTTTCGAAGCGTGGGTATAGACTTTCGACATTCGACTTTCTGACTTTTGACTAGAAACTAATAGTATAGCATAATGGAGATTAACACATGAAAGGCATTATTTTAGCCGGAGGCGCAGGGTCGCGTTTACACCCCTTAACCCGGGTGGTTTCCAAGCAGCTCCTGCCCATTTATAACAAACCAATGATTTACTATCCTTTATCAACACTCCTACTGGCTGGCATCAATGAAATCCTGATCATCTCAACACCAGAAGATTTGCCCCGCTTCGAACAACTCCTCGGTGATGGCAGTCGTTTTAACGCGACATTTTCATATGTAGTGCAGCCAAGTCCTGACGGATTAGCTCAAGCCTTTATTTTAGGTGAAGAGTTTATTTGCGATGACGATGTCTGCCTGATCCTGGGAGACAATATCTTCTTTGGCCATGGTCTCATCGATATGCTCAAGGAAA is from Candidatus Neomarinimicrobiota bacterium and encodes:
- the rfbB gene encoding dTDP-glucose 4,6-dehydratase; translation: MKKLIVTGGSGFIGSNFILKQIGETQNHILNIDKLTYAGNQENLLPIADHERYRFVKGDITDADLIDTIINDFQPDGIIHFAAESHVDRSIDGPMPFIMTNVVGTAILLDRMHHYWKRLLGAKKDNFRFLHVSTDEVFGSLGSDELFRIDTPYDPSSPYSASKAGSDHLVRAWGRTFGFPVLLTNCTNNYGPYQFPEKLIPLMVINAISGKPLPIYGDGLNIRDWLHVEDHCDAIYQVFQKGQIGDTYLVGGEEEVTNLRVVETICSILDQIQPAKSGKRYQEQITYVTDRPGHDVRYAMDISKIRNELDWNPSHSFEEGIKETIRWYLENREWWTKLQQKNIYEQERLGVK
- a CDS encoding sugar phosphate nucleotidyltransferase, giving the protein MKGIILAGGAGSRLHPLTRVVSKQLLPIYNKPMIYYPLSTLLLAGINEILIISTPEDLPRFEQLLGDGSRFNATFSYVVQPSPDGLAQAFILGEEFICDDDVCLILGDNIFFGHGLIDMLKESTRIVADEGDAVVFAYHVEDPQRYGVVEFEESGKALSIEEKP